A single window of Plectropomus leopardus isolate mb chromosome 12, YSFRI_Pleo_2.0, whole genome shotgun sequence DNA harbors:
- the LOC121952030 gene encoding cell wall protein DAN4-like, whose product MDGFALCFVLLLRLLLLYNAQPAVPTGCARPPVLCCPGQNSNCFRGCFCDEACVTFNDCCSDYRSTCTQDFPTELPSTASTTSSSTSTTLANDVTTFSSAVSSARILSSTSALLNMSLTSASMGSTTTGISQTSSSTSAQVDNSTTLSPDITTAPSTTDDTAASTLVEVNATSASTVSDTAATRQINSSTSTTAAPITANSSTPTMLAITSTTLAPTVTDVSTTNSSTSTPVDDSTTSSTDSISPGPTTYSSTPSTLAIVSTSLAPTASDTAQTSTSKSSTSTMTEISLSSSSAVSSTTAPSTASSDVSTNSVSTVSGTTTTIQKSTSASTQLDGLTTSASTVSTAKGTTLKETSTSPDTSSVTSSPADGSKLGESNKISDSTTSSSKDAQIVTVHLKISVLSRNEENTILEALSDFVSQSLFQQNCEGCTATIRHIKPT is encoded by the exons ATGGATGGGTTTGCATTGTGCTTTGTTCTCCTGCTGAGGTTGCTACTTCTGTATAATG ctcagCCAGCAGTGCCAACAG GCTGTGCACGTCCACCTGTGCTGTGTTGTCCCGGTCAAAACTCCAACTGTTTCAGGGGCTGTTTCTGTGACGAGGCCTGTGTGACATTCAATGACTGCTGTTCTGACTACAGGTCAACCTGCACACAAG ATTTTCCCACTGAGCTCCCAAGCACAGCCAGCACAACAAGCAGCAGTACTTCAACTACACTGGCAAATGATGTCACAACTTTCTCATCCGCAGTTTCGTCAGCAAGAATACTCAGTTCAACATCTGCACTTTTAAATATGAGCTTAACCTCAGCCTCCATGGGATCTACTACTACAGGGATCAGCCAAACAAGCAGCAGTACATCAGCACAAGTAGATAACAGTACGACTTTGTCACCCGATATAACGACAGCACCCAGCACAACAGACGACACTGCGGCATCCACACTGGTTGAAGTGAATGCAACTTCAGCATCTACAGTCTCTGATACTGCAGCAACCAGACAAATCAACAGCAGTACATCTACAACAGCAGCACCCATCACAGCAAACAGCAGTACTCCCACGATGCTTGCAATTACCAGCACAACTTTAGCACCCACAGTCACTGATGTTAGCACAACAAACAGTAGCACATCTACACCAGTAGATGACAGCACAACATCCTCTACAGACTCTATTTCTCCAGGACCCACAACTTACAGCAGTACTCCGTCAACACTGGCAATTGTCAGCACATCTTTAGCACCCACAGCCTCCGACACAGCACAAACAAGCACAAGTAAAAGCAGTACATCCACAATGACAGAAATCTCGCTATCTTCATCATCTGCTGTCTCTTCGACAACAGCACCCAGTACTGCATCATCAGATGTGAGCACAAACTCAGTGTCCACAGTTTCTGGTACAACAACAACCATTCAAAAAAGCACCAGTGCATCTACACAACTAGATGGCCTCACAACCTCAGCATCCACAGTCTCCACAGCTAAAG GGACAACTCTGAAAGAAACAAGTACATCTCCGGATACCAGTAGTGTCACATCTTCACCAGCAGATGGGAGCAAACTTGGAGAGTCCAACAAAATCTCAGATTCCACCACAAGCTCAAGTAAAG ATGCCCAAATAGTGACTGTTCACCTAAAGATATCTGTTTTATCCCGGAATGAGGAAAATACGATTTTAGAGGCTTTGTCTGAT TTTGTGTCCCAGAGCCTTTTCCAGCAGAACTGTGAGGGCTGCACTGCGACGATCAGACACATCAAGCCCACCTAA